A region of Salinibacter sp. 10B DNA encodes the following proteins:
- the thiO gene encoding glycine oxidase ThiO: MDDVVIVGGGTIGLSIGFELVRRGVDATILERGRAGRGTSWQAAGMLAPDAEIGFEELELYKLNRESLRRWPDFANRVEEASGMKVDYRDEGTLIVADDRDSAEAIRRLFEFQKEQGLEVEWVTGDEARDIEPFVAPRLSAAIYSKSDHQVDNRRLLRALQVAFEAEGGTLHEESPVAAVVPDDKQPAAKTADGTRVEADQIVVAAGVWSRELEGWTPDTQPPVRPVKGQMIQLQRKRPFDLQHVIRGPDAYLAPKSNGRVVVGATSEEMGFDTTVTAGGLYDLLEGAWEVVPGIYDLPVDETWAGLRPASRDHAPLLGKTAAPGVTMATGHYRHGILLTPVTAEEIANLVQTGETSSWLEPFSPTRFSDAHSSRSLA, encoded by the coding sequence ATGGACGATGTCGTCATTGTGGGAGGGGGGACGATTGGCCTCTCGATTGGGTTTGAGCTGGTGCGGAGGGGCGTCGATGCTACGATCCTGGAGAGAGGACGTGCGGGACGAGGAACCTCATGGCAGGCCGCCGGCATGCTCGCGCCCGATGCGGAGATCGGATTCGAAGAGTTGGAGCTCTACAAGTTGAATCGGGAGAGCCTACGCCGCTGGCCCGATTTTGCGAATCGGGTGGAGGAGGCCAGCGGCATGAAGGTCGACTATCGGGACGAGGGCACGCTCATCGTAGCCGACGACCGCGACAGTGCCGAGGCGATTCGTCGGTTGTTCGAGTTTCAAAAGGAGCAGGGACTGGAGGTCGAATGGGTGACCGGAGACGAAGCGCGCGACATCGAGCCGTTCGTCGCCCCTCGCCTGTCGGCGGCCATTTATTCGAAGTCCGATCACCAGGTTGACAACCGGCGCTTGCTGAGGGCGCTGCAGGTGGCGTTTGAGGCAGAAGGCGGGACGCTCCACGAAGAGTCGCCGGTGGCCGCCGTCGTGCCGGACGACAAGCAGCCTGCAGCAAAGACGGCGGACGGCACCCGCGTGGAGGCAGACCAAATTGTCGTGGCAGCGGGGGTGTGGTCGCGTGAACTGGAGGGGTGGACGCCCGATACACAGCCGCCAGTGCGTCCGGTGAAAGGGCAAATGATTCAACTACAGCGCAAGCGTCCGTTTGACCTTCAGCATGTGATTCGAGGGCCGGACGCGTACCTTGCGCCGAAGAGCAATGGCCGAGTCGTCGTGGGCGCAACGAGTGAAGAGATGGGGTTCGATACGACCGTCACGGCCGGTGGTCTCTATGATCTACTGGAAGGAGCATGGGAGGTCGTGCCCGGCATCTACGATCTGCCCGTGGACGAGACCTGGGCGGGCTTGCGGCCCGCTAGCCGAGATCATGCGCCCCTTTTGGGGAAAACGGCGGCGCCAGGGGTAACGATGGCCACCGGGCACTACCGCCACGGCATTCTCCTCACCCCCGTAACGGCGGAAGAGATTGCGAATCTGGTACAGACAGGGGAAACCTCGTCGTGGCTGGAGCCGTTTTCTCCCACGCGCTTTTCCGATGCTCACTCATCTCGCTCGCTGGCATGA
- a CDS encoding FAD-dependent oxidoreductase — MKYDADVIIVGAGLAGACAAFTLSANHDVLVLEAKQPASGASGAAAGLVNPFMGRRARPVWRLRDALHAVSSLLEEADAPTLFPPQGVLRPIIDEDQEAAFREAATEHPDLAEWLTPADLQERFPSVQSERGGFFVPRGGAIDVPAMVRALLSAAHERGATLETEAPVVYWRETPSTATVEVGRGRRTEEFHADRLLLALGQGYARFPELRHLGLTGVKGQTVRVKRPDTLSGMLVPLSGRGYVVPDNEALVLGSNYDNNFDDLTPDPQATAYIREKTARMVPGVDETPILDQQAGVRVKHTDTNLPLLGPMPRRERIWTFTALGSKGLLTAPLLARRVPEYLQHPPLLPDAIHPPEA; from the coding sequence ATGAAATACGATGCGGATGTGATCATTGTGGGTGCAGGGTTGGCGGGCGCCTGTGCTGCCTTCACGCTCAGCGCAAACCACGATGTCCTCGTGCTCGAAGCGAAACAACCCGCCTCGGGAGCGTCTGGCGCAGCGGCAGGACTGGTGAATCCCTTTATGGGTCGTCGTGCACGTCCGGTCTGGCGCCTCCGCGACGCTCTCCACGCCGTCTCATCGCTTCTGGAAGAGGCCGATGCCCCCACGCTCTTTCCTCCTCAGGGTGTTCTCCGCCCCATCATTGACGAGGACCAGGAAGCGGCATTTCGTGAAGCCGCGACAGAACACCCGGACCTGGCAGAGTGGCTCACGCCGGCGGATTTGCAAGAACGATTCCCCAGCGTACAAAGCGAGAGAGGGGGATTTTTCGTTCCTCGCGGAGGAGCGATTGACGTTCCGGCAATGGTGCGTGCCCTGCTGTCCGCGGCGCACGAGCGGGGGGCTACCCTTGAGACGGAGGCCCCGGTCGTGTACTGGCGCGAAACGCCATCGACCGCTACTGTCGAGGTGGGACGGGGACGACGGACCGAAGAGTTCCACGCTGATCGGCTGCTACTGGCCCTCGGGCAGGGGTACGCCCGGTTTCCAGAGCTGCGGCACCTTGGCCTTACGGGGGTAAAAGGACAAACCGTTCGTGTGAAGCGCCCCGACACGCTCTCCGGCATGCTCGTTCCCCTCTCGGGTCGAGGCTACGTCGTTCCGGACAACGAAGCCCTCGTGCTGGGCAGCAATTACGATAACAACTTCGACGACCTCACCCCTGACCCGCAGGCCACTGCGTATATTCGCGAGAAGACCGCCCGGATGGTGCCTGGAGTGGACGAGACGCCGATTTTGGACCAACAAGCCGGCGTACGGGTGAAGCACACCGACACCAACCTGCCTCTTCTCGGTCCAATGCCCCGCCGCGAACGGATCTGGACGTTCACCGCTCTGGGCTCAAAGGGACTCCTCACCGCTCCGCTCCTGGCCCGCCGGGTACCGGAATATCTCCAGCACCCTCCCCTCCTCCCCGACGCCATCCATCCTCCTGAGGCCTAG
- a CDS encoding aminotransferase class V-fold PLP-dependent enzyme: MSYPSAQALLHRALQHVEDWEASWGSFEHHSSIGVNPDRLDAAMDEYLERLEGNYPFHHPRYAGQMLKPPHPVALAAYTAAQRINPNNHALDGGPPTSQMEQEVVADLAEMLGLPDETLGHLTGGGTVANLEALWVARELHPDQAIAVSENAHYTHGRMSEVLKMEMVSVPTDTYGRLDLDALDTLLDTHDIGTVVLTAGTTGLGTVDPIADALPLCRDSDARVHVDAAYGGFFRLMTYDQAPDLNGFPASHFEAIAESDSVAIDPHKHGLQPYGCGCILFRDPTVGRFYQHDSPYTYFTSDELHLGEISLECSRAGAAAGALWCTLKALPLAPNDGVGAILAACLRAARTWAEAVETSDALTLLAPPETDIVAYFPTPDSPTLSAVDAASQRLFETAMNATDDPVFTSLYRLPAETLQTLHPSLKADQDDAAVLRSVLMKPEHETYADALVERLSSLAA, translated from the coding sequence GTGTCTTATCCTTCCGCCCAAGCCCTCCTCCATCGCGCCCTGCAGCACGTCGAAGACTGGGAGGCCTCCTGGGGATCGTTTGAGCATCACTCCTCGATTGGGGTCAATCCCGACCGCCTCGACGCTGCAATGGACGAGTACCTGGAGCGTCTAGAGGGCAACTATCCGTTTCATCATCCGCGCTACGCCGGGCAGATGCTGAAGCCTCCCCATCCGGTGGCCCTTGCGGCATACACTGCTGCGCAGCGCATCAACCCTAACAATCACGCCCTCGACGGAGGCCCCCCGACCAGCCAGATGGAACAAGAAGTGGTGGCCGACCTCGCTGAAATGCTGGGCCTGCCGGACGAAACGCTCGGCCACCTGACCGGCGGCGGCACCGTGGCCAACCTCGAAGCCCTCTGGGTGGCCCGCGAACTGCATCCCGATCAGGCCATCGCTGTGAGCGAGAATGCCCACTACACTCACGGCCGCATGAGCGAAGTGCTCAAGATGGAGATGGTCTCAGTCCCGACGGATACGTACGGCCGACTCGACCTCGACGCGCTCGACACCCTCCTAGACACGCACGACATTGGGACGGTAGTGCTCACAGCCGGCACGACGGGCCTCGGCACTGTCGACCCAATTGCCGACGCCCTCCCGCTCTGCCGCGACTCCGACGCCCGGGTGCACGTCGACGCAGCGTACGGCGGCTTCTTCCGCCTCATGACCTACGACCAGGCCCCAGACCTGAACGGATTCCCGGCGTCTCATTTCGAGGCAATTGCTGAAAGCGACTCGGTTGCCATCGACCCGCACAAGCACGGGCTGCAGCCCTACGGATGCGGGTGCATTCTCTTCCGCGACCCAACGGTGGGGCGCTTCTATCAGCACGATTCCCCGTATACCTACTTCACGTCCGACGAGCTGCACCTCGGCGAGATCAGCCTGGAATGCTCGCGGGCCGGAGCTGCGGCCGGGGCACTCTGGTGCACACTGAAGGCCCTGCCGCTGGCCCCCAATGATGGAGTGGGTGCCATCCTCGCAGCCTGCCTCCGCGCCGCCCGCACCTGGGCCGAGGCGGTCGAGACCTCCGATGCGCTCACCCTTCTCGCCCCCCCGGAAACGGACATTGTCGCGTATTTTCCCACGCCGGACTCTCCCACCCTCTCCGCCGTCGATGCGGCGAGCCAGCGCCTCTTCGAGACAGCCATGAACGCAACCGACGATCCGGTCTTTACGAGCCTCTACCGCCTCCCGGCCGAGACCCTGCAAACCCTGCATCCCTCCCTGAAGGCCGATCAGGACGACGCCGCCGTGCTGCGAAGTGTGCTCATGAAACCAGAGCACGAGACGTATGCCGACGCGCTCGTCGAGCGCCTGTCGTCCCTGGCCGCCTAG
- the deoC gene encoding deoxyribose-phosphate aldolase, with the protein MVESASPKDIAKRIDHTQLRPAATDEQIDMLCEEATTYGFTAVCVHPVAVPRVAQRLDDTAVTPCTVVGFPHGANRPATKAQEAERAVADGARELDMVLSLGAVTSGRYADAEADVRAVVTAARDREDAVGHRVQVKVILETALLSVPQIAVACVIARRAGADFVKTSTGFAAHGARAEDVALMRQVVGKELGVKASGGVGSVADVERMVAHGATRIGASGSVAIMEEARASA; encoded by the coding sequence ATGGTGGAGAGCGCATCGCCGAAAGACATTGCGAAGCGGATTGATCACACGCAGCTCCGGCCCGCAGCCACGGATGAACAGATCGACATGCTTTGTGAGGAAGCCACCACCTACGGCTTCACGGCAGTCTGCGTGCATCCGGTCGCCGTCCCGCGCGTGGCGCAGCGGCTCGATGATACGGCGGTGACGCCCTGCACTGTTGTGGGCTTTCCGCACGGAGCCAACCGGCCGGCCACCAAGGCACAGGAAGCCGAGCGGGCGGTGGCAGACGGGGCGCGCGAGCTCGATATGGTGCTCTCGCTGGGGGCCGTGACGAGCGGTCGGTATGCCGATGCCGAAGCCGATGTTCGGGCAGTGGTTACCGCCGCTCGGGATCGGGAGGATGCGGTGGGGCACCGCGTTCAGGTAAAGGTCATTCTCGAAACGGCGCTCCTGTCGGTCCCGCAGATTGCCGTGGCCTGCGTGATTGCCCGGCGGGCCGGGGCCGATTTTGTCAAAACCTCGACGGGGTTTGCTGCTCACGGAGCGCGTGCGGAGGACGTGGCGCTGATGCGGCAGGTTGTAGGAAAAGAGCTCGGCGTGAAGGCGTCCGGAGGCGTGGGCTCCGTGGCCGACGTTGAGCGAATGGTTGCACATGGGGCTACCCGGATTGGGGCCAGTGGCTCTGTTGCGATCATGGAAGAAGCGCGAGCGTCTGCGTAA
- a CDS encoding sigma-54 dependent transcriptional regulator codes for MNKRIYVVDDEPKIGNLFSNVLERDGYEVDTYLNPMSMLDALDEGAKEPDVVVADMMMPEMNGVELLETLQERGVDVPVIIMTAHSSVQTAVEAMRQGAFHYLQKPVNLEEMRALLEKAIELYGAQQELEQIKTEQQQAYPIQGILGESDAIVRVRETIETLCSASNTTVLFSGETGTGKNLAAKTLHYNSPRAKEAFTDINCAALPDNLLEAELFGYEEGAFTDARDSKEGLIEVADEGTLFLDEIDSMSMALQAKLLSFLESRQFRRLGGVEDLSADVRILCATNSNLEESVQEDTFRKDLFYRINVVNVKMPALRHMGDDVMLIARHMISEFNTEFGMDVSGFTDEAEEKLRDHMWPGNVRELRNVLERAMIFTDDELISAEDLTLAPPGRLDDMHSSEGAFQFPLGRSLKDLEKAYIRRTLETRTDDSYAEIAEDLGISKKTLWDKRKRYDLDELVER; via the coding sequence ATGAATAAGCGAATCTACGTCGTAGACGACGAGCCGAAGATTGGCAACCTCTTTTCCAATGTGCTCGAGCGCGACGGGTACGAGGTGGACACGTACCTGAATCCCATGTCGATGCTCGATGCGCTCGACGAGGGAGCAAAGGAGCCGGACGTGGTGGTGGCGGACATGATGATGCCGGAGATGAACGGCGTTGAGCTCCTGGAGACGTTGCAGGAGCGTGGGGTGGACGTGCCGGTCATCATTATGACGGCCCACTCCTCGGTACAGACCGCCGTAGAGGCGATGCGTCAGGGGGCGTTCCACTATCTGCAGAAGCCCGTGAATCTAGAAGAGATGCGGGCGCTACTGGAGAAGGCCATTGAGCTCTACGGGGCCCAGCAGGAGCTCGAACAGATTAAGACGGAGCAGCAACAGGCCTATCCGATCCAGGGCATTTTGGGCGAGAGCGATGCCATTGTCCGGGTCCGGGAGACGATTGAAACGCTCTGCAGTGCCTCCAACACGACGGTTCTTTTTTCTGGGGAGACGGGGACGGGAAAGAACCTTGCCGCGAAGACGCTGCACTACAACTCGCCTCGTGCCAAAGAGGCCTTCACGGACATCAACTGTGCGGCCCTCCCGGACAACCTCCTGGAGGCAGAGCTTTTTGGGTATGAGGAAGGGGCCTTTACCGACGCACGCGACTCGAAGGAAGGGCTCATTGAGGTCGCCGACGAGGGCACGCTCTTTCTGGATGAGATCGATTCGATGAGCATGGCGTTGCAGGCAAAGCTCCTTTCCTTTCTCGAAAGCCGACAGTTTCGGCGCTTGGGGGGCGTGGAGGACCTGTCGGCCGATGTGCGCATTCTCTGTGCCACGAATTCGAATCTGGAAGAGAGTGTGCAGGAGGACACGTTCCGGAAGGACCTCTTCTACCGCATCAATGTGGTGAACGTCAAGATGCCTGCCCTCCGACACATGGGCGACGACGTGATGCTCATTGCCCGGCACATGATAAGCGAATTCAACACCGAATTCGGAATGGACGTGAGCGGCTTCACGGACGAGGCCGAGGAAAAGCTCCGTGACCACATGTGGCCGGGCAACGTGCGGGAGCTCCGCAATGTGCTGGAGCGAGCAATGATCTTTACCGACGATGAGCTCATCAGCGCCGAGGACTTGACCCTTGCACCGCCTGGACGGCTCGACGACATGCACTCGTCGGAGGGGGCCTTCCAGTTTCCACTGGGGCGTTCGCTCAAGGATTTGGAAAAGGCCTACATCCGCCGCACGCTCGAAACGCGCACGGACGATAGCTACGCGGAAATCGCGGAGGATCTTGGCATTTCGAAGAAAACCCTTTGGGATAAGCGCAAGCGCTACGATCTGGATGAACTCGTGGAGCGGTAG
- the thiS gene encoding sulfur carrier protein ThiS — protein MSSAADSQIPVTVNGEARTVPDGYPLTGVLRDLEIDPGQATGVAVAINESVIRSQDWDEVTLSEDDTVEVIQAQQGG, from the coding sequence ATGAGTTCTGCCGCCGATTCTCAGATTCCGGTCACCGTGAACGGCGAGGCCCGGACGGTGCCCGACGGATATCCGCTTACGGGGGTGCTTCGGGATCTCGAAATCGACCCGGGACAAGCGACGGGCGTGGCCGTGGCCATCAATGAAAGCGTCATCCGCAGCCAGGATTGGGACGAGGTGACACTGTCGGAGGATGACACGGTAGAAGTCATTCAGGCCCAGCAGGGCGGGTAG
- a CDS encoding helical backbone metal receptor, translating to MMHRSVLGLLLCSVLLSTGCGPSDADRSDATLTDDLDRSVRIDRPVRRVVSLAPNLTELAYAAGAGSTLVAVTTADDYPPAVDTLDRISALPVDFEAITAKNPDLVLATDQVNPPGDTETFASLDIPVYFFSFSSLSDVFDGIRRMGTLLGTEATAADSAHALERQMATLRSRTDSIPAAEHPRVLVLIGDDTLYSFGAGSYVHTLVEAAGGRSITDSLDTKAPTLSEEYVLTEKPDVIVGAWGSDYDPERILELHPSWDVVPALQNDRVYSLPPSLLLRPGPRLVEGARRMAAALHPAHFSPSGPTAQSDPRSTPTNRPSTP from the coding sequence ATGATGCACCGCTCCGTTCTCGGGCTCCTCCTGTGTAGCGTTCTCCTCTCGACGGGATGCGGCCCGTCGGATGCCGACCGCTCGGACGCAACGCTGACCGACGACCTCGACCGATCCGTCCGCATCGATCGCCCTGTACGACGGGTCGTCTCCCTCGCCCCCAACCTCACAGAGCTTGCATATGCGGCAGGGGCAGGGTCAACGCTCGTGGCCGTCACAACCGCCGACGACTATCCCCCGGCCGTGGATACCCTCGATCGAATCAGTGCACTACCGGTCGACTTTGAGGCAATCACGGCTAAGAACCCGGACCTGGTCCTCGCCACCGACCAGGTAAATCCGCCGGGCGATACCGAAACGTTCGCTTCCCTCGATATTCCCGTCTACTTCTTTTCGTTTTCTTCGCTGTCGGACGTGTTCGATGGAATCCGGAGAATGGGAACCCTTCTGGGCACCGAGGCAACCGCTGCCGACAGCGCCCACGCTCTAGAGCGCCAAATGGCGACGCTTCGCTCCCGCACCGATTCCATTCCGGCTGCCGAGCATCCGCGCGTGCTCGTGCTGATTGGTGACGATACGCTGTACAGCTTCGGGGCGGGCAGCTATGTTCACACGCTCGTGGAGGCGGCCGGCGGGCGCAGCATCACGGATTCCCTCGACACGAAAGCCCCCACCTTGAGTGAAGAGTACGTACTGACAGAAAAGCCGGACGTGATCGTCGGGGCATGGGGCAGCGACTACGATCCGGAACGCATTCTGGAGCTCCATCCCTCCTGGGACGTGGTACCCGCACTCCAAAATGATCGCGTCTACAGCCTGCCGCCAAGCCTGCTACTCCGCCCGGGTCCCCGACTCGTTGAGGGAGCCCGCCGGATGGCCGCTGCCCTACACCCGGCGCACTTTTCCCCCTCCGGACCGACGGCGCAATCCGATCCTCGTTCGACTCCCACCAATCGCCCTTCTACCCCGTGA
- a CDS encoding SPOR domain-containing protein, with the protein MSASRLFVFSILALLVLGGCSGPSQSGNGQNTGPSPSDPGAARGDAARVSVAQYETFDVTEYSVRPPEQTVEVAHRVPGRLMRGRADEGVKQTVEGFRIQVYSAQDQEASQDFRERVRRWWDEVKADAPQDLFRSPPPIVIEYSQPYYRVRIGAFAERETAAEALEFVRKEYSGAFVARSTVTVVR; encoded by the coding sequence ATGTCAGCATCACGCCTGTTTGTATTTTCGATACTCGCCCTGCTAGTGCTGGGGGGCTGTAGTGGGCCGTCGCAGAGTGGAAACGGGCAGAATACAGGGCCTTCTCCCTCTGATCCGGGCGCGGCGAGGGGCGATGCGGCTCGGGTTTCCGTGGCTCAGTACGAGACGTTTGACGTGACGGAGTACTCCGTGCGTCCGCCGGAGCAGACCGTCGAAGTAGCGCACCGGGTGCCGGGTCGGTTGATGCGCGGGCGGGCCGACGAGGGCGTGAAGCAGACTGTGGAAGGCTTTCGCATTCAAGTCTACTCGGCTCAGGATCAGGAGGCGTCCCAGGACTTTCGAGAACGGGTGCGTCGGTGGTGGGACGAGGTGAAGGCAGATGCGCCTCAAGACCTTTTTCGGTCGCCGCCGCCCATCGTGATTGAGTACTCGCAACCCTACTACCGGGTCCGTATCGGGGCCTTTGCTGAACGAGAAACGGCCGCTGAGGCGCTCGAATTTGTGCGAAAGGAGTACTCGGGGGCCTTCGTGGCGCGGAGTACCGTTACCGTCGTGCGCTAG